A single window of Falco rusticolus isolate bFalRus1 chromosome 6, bFalRus1.pri, whole genome shotgun sequence DNA harbors:
- the CHRM3 gene encoding muscarinic acetylcholine receptor M3, which produces MIMQNNSSASPLFSNVSSFWKRDSHGPRLLDEAASLIGSYDFPQTTESFPFSTVDSTNMSLNATSKDPLGGHAVWQVVLIAFLTGILALVTIIGNILVIVAFKVNKQLKTVNNYFLLSLACADLIIGVISMNLFTTYIIMDHWALGNLACDLWLSIDYVASNASVMNLLVISFDRYFSITRPLTYRAKRTTKRAGVMIGLAWIISFVLWAPAILFWQYFVGERTVPPGECFIQFLSEPVITFGTAIAAFYLPVTIMSILYWRIYKETEKRTKELAGLQASGSEAEAARFVHQTGSSRSCSSYELQRQSMKRSTRRKYRRCHFWLTMKSWEPNTDQGDQEHSSSDSWNNNDAAASLENSASSDEEDIAAETRAIYSIVLKLPGHSAILNSTKLPSSEDLHESGDELQKSDTESKEKKPKKLHPPKSVQDDGNFQKSFPKLPIQPGSAETTTASDGISSVTKTSAALPLSFKEATLAKKFALKTRSQITKRKRMSLIKEKKAAQTLSAILFAFIITWTPYNIMVLVNTFCKCIPKTFWNLGYWLCYINSTVNPMCYALCNKTFRNTFKMLLLCQCDKRKRRKQQYQQRQSVIFHKRIPREAS; this is translated from the coding sequence ATGATCATGCAAAACAACAGTTCAGCCTCGCCCCTGTTTTCAAATGTGAGCTCCTTCTGGAAGAGAGATTCGCATGGACCGAGACTCCTTGATGAAGCAGCGTCACTCATTGGCAGCTATGATTTCCCTCAGACCACAGAGAGTTTTCCCTTCTCCACTGTGGACTCAACAAACATGTCCCTAAATGCCACAAGCAAAGACCCTCTGGGCGGACACGCTGTCTGGCAAGTAGTTTTGATTGCTTTCCTCACTGGGATCCTTGCACTGGTGACCATCATAGGAAACATCCTAGTGATTGTTGCATTTAAGGTcaacaaacaactgaaaacgGTCAACAACTACTTCTTGTTGAGTCTTGCTTGTGCAGATTTGATCATTGGTGTTATTTCCATGAATCTTTTCACCACATACATCATCATGGACCACTGGGCTTTAGGAAATTTGGCCTGTGATCTTTGGCTCTCCATTGACTACGTCGCCAGTAATGCCTCTGTCATGAATCTCCTTGTCATAAGTTTTGACAGGTATTTTTCCATCACTAGGCCACTAACGTACAGAGCCAAACGAACAACCAAAAGGGCTGGGGTGATGATTGGTTTAGCGTGGATCATCTCTTTTGTTCTTTGGGCCCCTGCCATCTTGTTCTGGCAGTATTTCGTTGGGGAGAGGACTGTGCCTCCTGGTGAATGTTTCATCCAGTTTCTAAGTGAACCTGTCATCACTTTTGGCACTGCCATAGCTGCCTTTTACTTGCCAGTCACCATTATGAGTATTTTGTATTGGAGGATCTACAAGGAGACCGAGAAACGCACCAAAGAGTTAGCAGGGCTACAGGCTTCGGGCAGTGAAGCAGAGGCAGCTCGCTTCGTACACCAGACAGGCAGCTCCCGGAGCTGCAGCAGCTACGAGCTGCAACGGCAGAGTATGAAACGCTCCACCCGAAGGAAATACAGACGCTGCCACTTCTGGCTCACAATGAAGAGCTGGGAACCCAACACAGACCAAGGGGAccaagagcacagcagcagcgaCAGCTGGAACAACAAtgatgctgctgcctcccttgAAAATTCCGCCTCCTCTGATGAAGAAGACATTGCTGCAGAGACCAGAGCCATCTATTCAATTGTGCTGAAGCTCCCTGGTCACAGCGCTATCCTCAATTCGACTAAACTACCCTCCTCGGAAGATCTGCATGAGTCAGGGGATGAACTGCAGAAATCCGACACAGAATCGAAGGAAAAGAAACCTAAAAAATTACATCCTCCCAAAAGTGTTCAGGATGATGGAAATTTCCAAAAGAGTTTTCCTAAGCTTCCAattcagccagggtcagcaGAGACAACCACAGCTTCTGATGGCATCTCATCAGTGACCAAGACAtctgcagccctgcccttgTCCTTCAAGGAAGCAACCCTCGCAAAAAAGTTTGCCTTGAAGACCAGAAGTCAGATCACAAAGCGAAAACGAATGTCACttatcaaagaaaagaaagcgGCACAGACACTCAGTGCCATTTTGTTTGCCTTCATCATTACCTGGACCCCATATAACATCATGGTTCTGGTGAACACCTTTTGCAAATGTATCCCCAAGACTTTCTGGAACCTGGGGTACTGGCTTTGCTACATCAATAGCACGGTGAACCCCATGTGCTATGCACTGTGtaacaaaacattcagaaacacTTTCAAGATGCTACTGCTGTGCCAGTGTGACAAACGAAAACGACGTAAACAGCAGTATCAGCAAAGGCAGTCCGTCATTTTTCATAAGCGGATCCCTAGGGAGGCTTCATAG